In the genome of Hemitrygon akajei chromosome 21, sHemAka1.3, whole genome shotgun sequence, the window GAGTGGCATCTGCTGTACTTTCTCGTCCCTCTGCATTGCTCGTGGACACCACTCTACCTTCTTTCTCTTTTATGGTTCCTCCAGGACTTTCTCGATCTTCCCCCAATCCAGAAGCAGATGAGATCTTGGGCTGAGTGACAGCCACAGGCTGATTCTTGTTCTTAATACTGAGGTCTAACACTGACTCAGACTGCATTTTAGTCACCTCGGTTTTTCTAGCGTTATGATCAGGCTCGTCACCCGCTGCAGACTTGCTACTTGGCTGATGTGGAACATTGTGAATCCTGAGGTTAGGAGACAAATTAATGTCTTGATGCTGAGTATCAGGATTCatctcactttctgctttcttcaGTTCCATTCCTGACGAGCCCTCTTTCTGACTGGCTCCCGTGCAGAGAGGAGAGTTGCTTTGCATCAATTCGGCATCCTTGTATTGTAATTCAGTGATGCCCTTTGAAAGCTTCACAGGGCTTTGCTTGTGCAGATCTGGATCGATGACTCCAGCATTGCGATTATGTTTAGTTTTACTTTCTGAAGAACATGAACAGTTCACAGATTTATTGCAATCTGACTGACATTTCTGACATCTGGAGAAAAACAGACCCGTGGCTTCCAGGTAAGATCTATAAGGAGCCAAACTGAATACGTTATTAATAACCGGCATAGGTGGGGAAGGAGCAGAGAGTCTCCTGCCCTCCCGAGAGGAAGAGGCAGATAGGAAATTAATCTCTGATGCTTTCCTATTCGGACTATTATTATAACACTTTGATGGGCTACCCAGGCCAGAGTCGACCAGTTTGGCTTTGATGCCTTCGTTCTCCTTACTGAATGTTGATATACCGTGATTGCTATTGGACAAAATATCTATGCTCGGCATATGTTCGTGTACATAAATATCATTTGGTCTTTGATCTGCAGGGGAGATAGTTGGTCTGTCATATGTCCCCTTCAAGTGCTTCCCAGAGATAACTGGCTGGAAGGCACTGTGTTTACTTATCAACTGCTGATGACTGGAAAGCGAGTTCAATAAGTTGTAACATCGCTTCTCTGTTTGTGTGTCAACAATAGCCTGTGACCTGAGGTGCAAGGTCTCAGATGGAGGCAGCTTTCCACTTGCTGGGTCTTGGCGAGATATGGATGAGCTTTTCCTGGAGGGACTCTGCAATTCCAGCTGCCCTCCGGATTCTACCCCAGGATGAATCAAAGGACCTGGCATGGGGATACCTTTCTGCAATGGAGGGTGATGAACAGGATATCCGAGAGATTCGGAGTAGTGGGGGTAAGGATTCCCTGGGCTTAGCTGCCCTACGAACGTGGAACTGGAATCAGGCAACCGGCCTCCCGTGCCCTGAACTGGGTACGGACACCTGCTCACCTGTGCTCGGAGGCCACGAGGATGCAACAGCGAGTAGGGACCTGCAGTCTGCTGATTTAAGATAGTGTTTTGTGAGTGTACAGCTTTTGgctgaatgggaatggggaacttTGGGGGTGACGACTTGTCACAATAAAAAGGCGGCTGTACCTGTGGTCCTTCACTCGCTGAGTACAGCTGCAAAGGATGCTTCTGGAGGTTTTGGAGGCCGTGCATGGACGCATGACTTGGCACATTTCCATTGGAGTTTTCGTATGGCAGCATGGAATACCTGAGGTCTTGCAGAACATTACTATTGTAAGAACCATACCCTTGGCACAGGGATGATGGCACTCCAGGCAGTCTTCTAGTTTCCTTGGGCATTCTGGGCATGGAGCTAATCGGTGTATGACTAGATCCATGGTGCAGTGATTTATTTTTCAAAAGAGGATTACAATACTGCTGAGTTCTCATCAAGTGATCGCTGTTTGCAATTGGACAAGCTGAAGTAACTGGAGCTGCCATTCTCCATTCAGTGTCCTGTCCCCTTCTAAGAAGATGATCCGCTGAATTCTCCAAGGAACAGCCAGCCCCGGAACAACAAATGCTACTTCTATACACAGGTTGTGGAAATGCTACATTTCCGCAGTTGTGGACTGCAGGCGGAAGCAAGTTAAGTTTCCCAGCCGCAGAAGAAATATTCTGACCGTTTCTCAGGCTCTTCTGTCGTTCCACAAAAGTGACCCACTTTGACCGAACGTTTATCAGATCTTTGACCAAATCAAGCTTATCTTTCTCATTTACAGTTCGTTGAAGTGTTGAAGAAGGagtttcactttctgtctgataCAAATGGCTGCCGAGGCGACCGTCTTCAATAGGTTGTGACTGGACAGATGGACTACTTGTGGTTTGCATATAGGGATGTGACTGGCTCCAGAATCCCGAGGGGTCAGTTCCGTCTCGATTTCTAAGATGATATGCTAAATAAGATCCGGTGTATTTAAGGGAATTTGCTT includes:
- the c21h15orf39 gene encoding uncharacterized protein C15orf39 homolog isoform X2 — protein: MMASKRNLDCIDSLTCSKMPRLENEHNELSTAICKSSTQPSYMQANSLKYTGSYLAYHLRNRDGTDPSGFWSQSHPYMQTTSSPSVQSQPIEDGRLGSHLYQTESETPSSTLQRTVNEKDKLDLVKDLINVRSKWVTFVERQKSLRNGQNISSAAGKLNLLPPAVHNCGNVAFPQPVYRSSICCSGAGCSLENSADHLLRRGQDTEWRMAAPVTSACPIANSDHLMRTQQYCNPLLKNKSLHHGSSHTPISSMPRMPKETRRLPGVPSSLCQGYGSYNSNVLQDLRYSMLPYENSNGNVPSHASMHGLQNLQKHPLQLYSASEGPQVQPPFYCDKSSPPKFPIPIQPKAVHSQNTILNQQTAGPYSLLHPRGLRAQVSRCPYPVQGTGGRLPDSSSTFVGQLSPGNPYPHYSESLGYPVHHPPLQKGIPMPGPLIHPGVESGGQLELQSPSRKSSSISRQDPASGKLPPSETLHLRSQAIVDTQTEKRCYNLLNSLSSHQQLISKHSAFQPVISGKHLKGTYDRPTISPADQRPNDIYVHEHMPSIDILSNSNHGISTFSKENEGIKAKLVDSGLGSPSKCYNNSPNRKASEINFLSASSSREGRRLSAPSPPMPVINNVFSLAPYRSYLEATGLFFSRCQKCQSDCNKSVNCSCSSESKTKHNRNAGVIDPDLHKQSPVKLSKGITELQYKDAELMQSNSPLCTGASQKEGSSGMELKKAESEMNPDTQHQDINLSPNLRIHNVPHQPSSKSAAGDEPDHNARKTEVTKMQSESVLDLSIKNKNQPVAVTQPKISSASGLGEDRESPGGTIKEKEGRVVSTSNAEGRESTADATQRAPSSVPCDFREELNDKEVPSEKEENTTAESQSNKRRQSPEAPSESNGKGALKTSETSNVVNNTALTMELSKYKILRPAPARVDGPNPTQAAGDSDAKKLSLLGSVNPLRLVLRPLKLVIPDELKLPVSPVTQSKMSPCETEVGIPSNNELVQSESNTYFSFLHLHQSLCNMIVRSVAETSEEVLRGCLQDIETQNHGKENPKMRPSLKSKNNTRNVEVLKMSKSQDIWLNYGQIQPTMQKLLSHLRAYHFTRRCPFPHVIRAGTIFIPIYLVKEKLFSSVKGAMIDQVFQEHKIELRPTTLSEEKILQSEINLQRCSSRLIKLLSLKQLPEIYPDLLNVLWHSCAKVRLDLPTHVDLDAPVQVEKMRTP
- the c21h15orf39 gene encoding uncharacterized protein C15orf39 homolog isoform X1, with protein sequence MMASKRNLDCIDSLTCSKMPRLENEHNELSTAICKSSTQPSYMQANSLKYTGSYLAYHLRNRDGTDPSGFWSQSHPYMQTTSSPSVQSQPIEDGRLGSHLYQTESETPSSTLQRTVNEKDKLDLVKDLINVRSKWVTFVERQKSLRNGQNISSAAGKLNLLPPAVHNCGNVAFPQPVYRSSICCSGAGCSLENSADHLLRRGQDTEWRMAAPVTSACPIANSDHLMRTQQYCNPLLKNKSLHHGSSHTPISSMPRMPKETRRLPGVPSSLCQGYGSYNSNVLQDLRYSMLPYENSNGNVPSHASMHGLQNLQKHPLQLYSASEGPQVQPPFYCDKSSPPKFPIPIQPKAVHSQNTILNQQTAGPYSLLHPRGLRAQVSRCPYPVQGTGGRLPDSSSTFVGQLSPGNPYPHYSESLGYPVHHPPLQKGIPMPGPLIHPGVESGGQLELQSPSRKSSSISRQDPASGKLPPSETLHLRSQAIVDTQTEKRCYNLLNSLSSHQQLISKHSAFQPVISGKHLKGTYDRPTISPADQRPNDIYVHEHMPSIDILSNSNHGISTFSKENEGIKAKLVDSGLGSPSKCYNNSPNRKASEINFLSASSSREGRRLSAPSPPMPVINNVFSLAPYRSYLEATGLFFSRCQKCQSDCNKSVNCSCSSESKTKHNRNAGVIDPDLHKQSPVKLSKGITELQYKDAELMQSNSPLCTGASQKEGSSGMELKKAESEMNPDTQHQDINLSPNLRIHNVPHQPSSKSAAGDEPDHNARKTEVTKMQSESVLDLSIKNKNQPVAVTQPKISSASGLGEDRESPGGTIKEKEGRVVSTSNAEGRESTADATQRAPSSVPCDFREELNDKEVPSEKEENTTAESQSNKRRQSPEAPSESNGKGALKTSETSNVVNNTALTMELSKYKILRPAPARVDGPNPTQAAGDSDAKKLSLLGSVNPLRLVLRPLKLVIPDELKLPVSPVTQSKMSPCETEVGIPSNNELVQSESNTYFSFLHLHQSLCNMIVRSVAETSEEVLRGCLQDIETQNHGKENPKMRPSLKSKNNTRNVEVLKMSKSQDIWLNYGQIQPTMQKLLSHLRAYHFTRRCPFPHVIRAGTIFIPIYLVKEKLFSSVKGAMIDQVFQEHKIELRPTTLSEEKILQSEINLQRCSSRLIKLLSLKQLPEIYPDLLNVLWHSCAKVRLGGENENTLKKTAITPSPAEMGGRKNTDPGSAKKKKVVSKTPGENPPPIKEKSNDGVTVAKLGVKLRKRQRNDNISSCTNSSPVCTNSSIGTSSGHKVSPSSVDQSEGPCSTEPDQDASAAKLSKESQPVPRKLRKTTRELLDEKAIVKSNFDKKGSTLVVKLNRVVIKNDNKGPDIPCSVKIKELQPPVKKNNTALRPTRSTSKVLHLRGSIVRLKFQKSVKAPPPRNIVLKPFTTRKPLVTRNSQRLNQKKSLKPLHFKEHQEKEYPNLVGKRIRHLYEENDKTESWYKGVVLRVHEKHQNPLKTVYEVKYDTEPDWQYYLELLQDYEKGWLRVDD